One region of Salvelinus namaycush isolate Seneca unplaced genomic scaffold, SaNama_1.0 Scaffold284, whole genome shotgun sequence genomic DNA includes:
- the LOC120039603 gene encoding basic helix-loop-helix transcription factor scleraxis-like — MSFTMVRTDPPSRFLFSDISMMSEDEEEENGGSESSGSDSQKSSFRLNGGSNGFQFKVGSRKRKFCGVAGRLAGPPMVAGAPVVEVRQRNVANARERDRTNSVNTAFTALRTLIPTEPADRKLSKIETLRLASSYISHLGNVLLVGEACGDGQPCHTSTPPFHHHTLHSLSPSPGRGSENQPKHICTFCLSKQRKMVSATGGAELLYD; from the coding sequence ATGTCTTTTACAATGGTGCGTACGGATCCCCCAAGCCGCTTCCTTTTCTCCGACATAAGCATGATGtcagaggacgaggaggaggagaacgGCGGCAGCGAGAGCTCGGGCTCCGACTCCCAGAAGTCCTCCTTTCGTCTCAATGGCGGCTCCAACGGGTTTCAGTTCAAGGTGGGAAGCAGGAAGAGGAAGTTCTGCGGAGTTGCCGGGAGGCTGGCGGGGCCCCCGATGGTGGCAGGGGCCCCGGTGGTGGAGGTGCGGCAGCGGAACGTGGCAAACGCTCGAGAGAGGGACCGCACCAACAGCGTGAACACGGCCTTCACTGCCCTGAGGACCCTCATCCCCACCGAGCCAGCCGACAGGAAGCTGTCCAAGATCGAGACTCTGCGGCTGGCGTCCAGCTACATCTCCCACCTGGGTAATGTGCTGCTGGTGGGCGAGGCGTGTGGGGATGGGCAGCCGTGCCACACCTCCACACCCCCATTCCACCACCACACCCTCCACAGTCTCAGCCCCTCGCCCGGCCGGGGCTCAGAGAACCAGCCCAAACACATCTGTACTTTCTGCCTCAGCAAGCAGAGGAAAATGGTGAGTGCCACTGGAGGGGCAGAGCTACTGTATGACTGA